One window from the genome of Rhodocyclaceae bacterium encodes:
- a CDS encoding aminotransferase class V-fold PLP-dependent enzyme — MSRLRFSIASTDDEFEQVHRLNHDTFCLEIPQHPARSDGRMVDRFHAENLYVVGKCGDEVVAMVALRDRRPFSLDAKLPSLDDWLPPDRCTGEVRLLAIRPRHRHRGAIAGLMRELWRTAHSRGLDLLLISGTTRQLKLYRQLGFEPFGPRVGSVDAEYQPMLLRREALNTSLRSVAHARPAGEGLAAAPFSPSLPRVVPAVLQAAAVHPRAHRGRTVMATLRRIRERLCAATGAEDVQVLAGTGTLANDAIAAQLARRPGRGLVLVNGEFGERLAAHVSGAAAAADVVRVDWGQAFDFPAIAASLAGQRPAWAWMVHCETSTGRLNDVDGFRALCERLGCLPVLDCVSSIGNLPVALGGIGLASGVSGKGLAALTGLALVFHRADALVAARLPGMPRCLDLAWYREQDGIAWSLSSNLLDALDRAIEQCRWMPASSSAPSPAPPAPGTLHRAVVSRLAAGGLRVLVADESAAPFLVTVELPGWLDAAAVGAAMQRAGSTIAWESRYLRERNWVQLAWMGRRSEHEVLAAADALVRCCRQQALVQDLPPLRQRTA, encoded by the coding sequence ATGTCCCGACTTCGTTTCTCCATTGCGTCGACCGACGATGAGTTCGAACAGGTCCATCGTCTGAACCACGACACGTTCTGCCTCGAGATCCCGCAGCATCCGGCGCGGTCCGATGGTCGCATGGTCGATCGCTTCCATGCCGAGAACCTGTATGTCGTCGGCAAGTGCGGCGACGAAGTGGTTGCGATGGTCGCGCTGCGCGATCGGCGTCCGTTCTCTCTGGACGCGAAGCTGCCGTCGCTCGACGACTGGCTGCCCCCGGACCGGTGCACCGGGGAGGTGCGCCTGCTCGCGATCCGGCCGCGCCACCGGCATCGTGGCGCGATCGCTGGCCTGATGCGCGAGCTGTGGCGCACGGCCCACAGCCGCGGCCTCGACCTGCTGCTCATATCGGGCACGACCCGGCAATTGAAGCTCTATCGGCAGCTCGGCTTCGAACCGTTCGGGCCGCGCGTCGGTTCCGTCGACGCGGAGTACCAGCCGATGCTGCTGCGGCGGGAGGCGCTGAACACCAGTCTGCGTTCGGTGGCGCACGCCCGTCCAGCCGGGGAAGGGCTGGCCGCGGCGCCCTTCTCGCCATCACTCCCCCGGGTCGTCCCCGCGGTGCTGCAGGCCGCGGCCGTCCATCCGCGCGCGCACCGAGGCAGAACGGTGATGGCCACGCTGCGCCGGATACGCGAGCGTCTGTGTGCGGCGACTGGGGCGGAGGATGTGCAGGTGCTGGCCGGGACCGGTACGCTGGCCAACGACGCGATCGCAGCCCAGCTCGCGCGGCGTCCCGGCCGGGGACTGGTGCTGGTGAACGGCGAGTTCGGTGAGCGGCTCGCTGCACACGTGTCCGGTGCTGCTGCGGCGGCCGACGTGGTTCGGGTCGACTGGGGGCAGGCCTTCGACTTTCCCGCGATCGCGGCGTCGCTGGCTGGGCAACGGCCGGCATGGGCCTGGATGGTCCACTGCGAAACCTCGACCGGCCGCCTCAACGACGTCGATGGGTTTCGCGCCCTGTGCGAACGTCTCGGTTGCCTGCCGGTGCTCGACTGCGTGAGTTCGATCGGTAACCTGCCGGTAGCGCTCGGCGGAATCGGCCTGGCTTCCGGCGTCAGCGGCAAGGGTCTCGCCGCACTGACCGGGTTGGCACTGGTATTCCACCGTGCCGATGCGCTGGTTGCCGCGCGCCTGCCAGGTATGCCGCGCTGCCTGGACCTCGCCTGGTACCGGGAGCAGGATGGCATCGCCTGGTCGCTGTCGTCCAACCTCCTCGATGCGCTGGACAGGGCGATCGAGCAGTGCCGCTGGATGCCTGCATCCAGCAGCGCGCCTTCGCCGGCACCGCCTGCCCCTGGCACCCTGCATCGGGCGGTGGTGTCGCGGCTGGCTGCGGGTGGCTTGCGGGTGCTGGTGGCGGACGAGTCGGCTGCGCCATTCCTGGTCACCGTCGAACTGCCGGGCTGGCTCGATGCTGCCGCTGTCGGCGCCGCCATGCAGCGTGCGGGCAGCACGATCGCCTGGGAGAGCCGCTACCTGCGCGAGCGCAACTGGGTGCAACTCGCCTGGATGGGACGACGCAGCGAACACGAGGTACTGGCGGCAGCCGATGCGCTGGTACGCTGCTGCCGCCAGCAGGCACTCGTACAGGATCTGCCTCCGCTTAGGCAACGGACGGCCTGA
- a CDS encoding HD-GYP domain-containing protein, with the protein MLKRISVSQLRVGMHVHELCGSWLDHPFWRTRFLVKEARDIDRLLDGGVQEVWIDTSKGADVPGTVGGEPPAPHESTSQRVDADRACAADVRTPGRATMGAELERAARICENARSAMISMFSEARMGEAIDSAGALELVDEINASVERNPGALISLARLKTVDDYTFMHSIAVCGLMLSLGRQLGLEDRQLRDAGLAGLLHDLGKAVVPASVLNKPGKLTDAEFDLVKKHPQLGHAILIEAGTVGEIALDVCLHHHERVDGTGYPHGLEGSAISLYAKMGTVCDIYDAITSNRPYKTGWNPAESIRQMAGWSKGHFDERVFHAFVKSVGIYPVGSLVRMASGRLGVVTEQNEGGLTTPRVKLFFSIGADARIPPEIIDLSHKGMVDRIIGREDPEKWDFRDLDTMWAGSSDITPPPKAA; encoded by the coding sequence ATGTTGAAAAGAATATCGGTCAGCCAGCTGCGCGTCGGCATGCATGTGCACGAACTGTGCGGCTCCTGGCTGGACCATCCATTCTGGCGCACACGGTTCCTGGTGAAGGAGGCTCGCGATATCGATCGCCTCCTCGATGGCGGCGTCCAGGAAGTCTGGATCGACACGTCGAAAGGCGCGGATGTCCCGGGTACCGTCGGTGGCGAACCGCCGGCCCCGCACGAGAGCACCAGCCAGCGGGTCGACGCCGACCGGGCGTGCGCGGCCGACGTGCGCACGCCCGGTCGCGCCACGATGGGCGCAGAACTGGAACGGGCTGCACGCATCTGCGAGAACGCCCGGAGCGCCATGATCTCGATGTTCTCGGAAGCGCGGATGGGCGAGGCGATCGATTCGGCGGGCGCGCTCGAACTGGTGGACGAGATCAATGCCTCGGTCGAACGCAATCCGGGTGCACTGATCAGCCTGGCCCGGTTGAAGACAGTCGATGACTACACGTTCATGCATTCGATCGCGGTCTGCGGGCTGATGCTGTCGCTGGGCCGCCAGCTCGGTCTCGAAGACCGGCAATTGCGCGACGCCGGGCTGGCCGGACTCCTGCACGATCTGGGAAAGGCCGTGGTTCCGGCAAGCGTGCTGAACAAGCCCGGAAAGCTGACCGACGCGGAGTTCGATCTCGTGAAGAAGCATCCGCAACTGGGCCACGCCATCCTGATCGAGGCGGGCACGGTGGGCGAAATCGCACTCGACGTCTGCCTCCACCACCATGAACGGGTCGACGGAACCGGCTACCCGCACGGACTCGAAGGCAGCGCGATCAGTCTGTATGCAAAGATGGGCACCGTATGCGACATCTACGATGCGATCACCTCGAACCGCCCGTACAAGACGGGCTGGAATCCCGCCGAGTCGATACGACAGATGGCAGGGTGGTCGAAAGGCCATTTCGACGAGCGGGTCTTCCACGCATTCGTGAAGAGCGTCGGCATCTATCCCGTCGGATCGCTGGTGAGGATGGCGTCGGGCAGGCTCGGCGTGGTGACCGAGCAGAACGAAGGCGGGCTCACCACGCCCAGGGTGAAGCTGTTCTTCTCGATCGGGGCTGACGCGCGCATTCCCCCGGAGATCATCGACCTGTCGCACAAGGGCATGGTCGACCGGATCATCGGGCGGGAAGATCCGGAAAAGTGGGATTTCCGCGACCTCGACACGATGTGGGCAGGCAGCTCGGACATCACGCCCCCCCCGAAGGCGGCCTGA
- a CDS encoding adenylate/guanylate cyclase domain-containing protein — MLFADVAGSTRLYELFGDQAAKKLIDACLRCMREAAVDSRGRVVKIVGDEIMCVFPDAEYAYLAATEMQIRVSELATQPVPDSQMQPGAHSRAIRVGFHAGPVIEENGDLFGDTVNVAARMTALAKANQIMTSGATVARLPDLLRISTREIAALAVKGKGEAISVFEVIWQAGEDLTMAITMQPNIASISMIIPRSLRLERGEFELVLDPDHPGVILGRDPRCELVVADPQASRQHARIDRRRDKFFLIDQSTNGTFVTFDGEPEIVLLREEVMLRGRGRISFGHSSMDNEETVRFSMVR; from the coding sequence ATCCTGTTCGCCGACGTCGCGGGCAGTACGCGACTCTACGAGCTTTTCGGTGACCAGGCCGCGAAGAAGCTGATCGACGCCTGCCTGCGCTGCATGCGCGAGGCGGCGGTCGACTCGCGGGGCCGCGTGGTGAAGATCGTCGGCGACGAGATCATGTGCGTGTTCCCGGACGCCGAGTACGCCTATCTTGCCGCGACCGAGATGCAGATCCGGGTGAGCGAACTCGCTACCCAGCCGGTCCCCGACTCGCAGATGCAGCCCGGCGCCCATTCGCGCGCAATCCGGGTCGGCTTTCATGCCGGGCCGGTGATCGAGGAGAACGGTGACCTGTTCGGCGACACGGTCAACGTAGCTGCGCGCATGACCGCCCTCGCCAAGGCCAACCAGATCATGACGTCCGGCGCGACGGTTGCGCGCCTGCCCGACCTTCTGCGCATCTCGACCCGCGAGATCGCCGCGCTGGCGGTCAAGGGCAAGGGCGAGGCGATCTCCGTGTTCGAGGTGATCTGGCAGGCAGGCGAAGACCTGACCATGGCGATCACAATGCAGCCGAACATCGCGAGCATCTCGATGATCATCCCCAGGTCCCTGCGGCTCGAGCGCGGCGAGTTCGAGCTGGTGCTCGACCCCGACCATCCCGGCGTGATCCTCGGGCGCGATCCCCGGTGCGAGCTCGTGGTGGCCGACCCGCAGGCATCGCGGCAGCACGCCCGTATCGATCGGCGCCGGGACAAGTTCTTCCTGATCGACCAGAGCACCAACGGCACCTTCGTCACTTTCGACGGCGAGCCCGAGATCGTGCTGTTGCGCGAGGAAGTGATGCTGCGCGGTCGCGGCCGTATCTCGTTCGGGCATTCGTCGATGGACAACGAAGAGACGGTGCGATTCTCGATGGTGCGTTGA
- a CDS encoding adenine phosphoribosyltransferase, whose translation MAGLHDDLFAFVRSVTDFPIPGVTFRDLTPLMADPPALGRAVSALADPFRTAGIARVAGVEARGFIFGALVARELAAGFVPLRKPGKLPAGVEAVSYALEYGTASLEIHRDALPAGARVLLVDDVLATGGTAAAAVELLARVGGVVAGAAFLLELPALLGRERIPGCDVRSVLRI comes from the coding sequence ATGGCTGGCCTGCACGACGACCTGTTTGCTTTTGTCCGATCGGTGACGGATTTTCCGATTCCCGGCGTCACCTTCCGCGACCTCACCCCGTTGATGGCAGACCCGCCTGCCCTCGGCCGCGCTGTCTCGGCGCTGGCCGATCCTTTCCGCACTGCCGGGATCGCTCGGGTGGCCGGCGTCGAGGCGCGCGGCTTCATCTTCGGCGCGCTGGTCGCGCGCGAACTGGCAGCGGGGTTCGTGCCGCTGCGCAAGCCGGGAAAGCTGCCTGCGGGCGTCGAGGCGGTCAGCTACGCGCTCGAGTACGGTACCGCCTCGCTCGAGATCCATCGCGATGCGCTGCCGGCAGGTGCCCGCGTGCTGCTGGTCGATGATGTGCTGGCGACCGGTGGTACGGCCGCGGCGGCCGTCGAACTGCTGGCGCGTGTGGGCGGCGTGGTCGCGGGCGCGGCATTCCTGCTGGAGTTGCCGGCGCTGCTCGGGCGGGAGCGCATCCCCGGGTGCGACGTGCGCAGCGTGCTGCGTATCTGA
- the metF gene encoding methylenetetrahydrofolate reductase [NAD(P)H] produces MQTQRAFDRTFSFEFFPPKTPEGVAKLRATREQLAQLKPKFFSVTFGAGGSTRDRTLETVIEIQSSGNEAAPHLSCIGSTRENITAILEQYKANGIRHIVALRGDLPSGTVDAGEFRYANELVAFIRQQTGDWFHIEVAAYPEVHPQARSPKDDLANFKRKVDAGANSAITQYFFNNDAYFDFVDRCEAAGVTIPIVPGIMPIGNYTQLARFSEMCGADIPRWMRLRLQEFGDDKASIRAFGLDVITDMCDRLLQAGAPGLHFYSLNQAGLTTTIWQRLGL; encoded by the coding sequence ATGCAGACCCAGCGCGCATTCGACAGGACGTTCAGTTTCGAATTCTTCCCGCCGAAGACGCCGGAAGGCGTCGCGAAGCTGCGTGCGACGCGCGAACAGCTCGCCCAGCTCAAGCCGAAGTTCTTCTCGGTGACCTTCGGTGCCGGCGGCTCGACCCGCGACCGGACGCTGGAGACGGTGATCGAGATCCAGTCGTCGGGCAACGAGGCGGCTCCGCACCTGTCATGCATCGGATCGACGCGCGAAAACATCACCGCGATCCTCGAGCAATACAAGGCGAATGGCATCCGCCACATCGTCGCGCTGCGCGGTGACCTGCCGTCCGGTACCGTCGATGCAGGCGAATTCCGCTACGCGAACGAACTGGTCGCGTTCATCCGCCAGCAGACCGGCGACTGGTTCCACATAGAAGTGGCCGCCTATCCCGAGGTACATCCGCAGGCCCGCTCGCCGAAGGACGACCTCGCCAACTTCAAGCGCAAGGTCGACGCCGGCGCGAACTCGGCGATCACCCAGTACTTCTTCAACAACGACGCCTACTTCGACTTCGTCGACCGCTGCGAGGCCGCCGGCGTGACGATCCCGATCGTCCCGGGCATCATGCCGATCGGCAACTACACCCAGCTCGCCCGCTTCTCGGAGATGTGCGGTGCCGACATCCCGCGCTGGATGCGCCTGCGGCTGCAGGAGTTCGGTGACGACAAGGCGTCGATCCGTGCGTTCGGGCTGGACGTCATCACCGACATGTGCGACCGCCTGCTGCAGGCCGGCGCGCCGGGGCTGCATTTCTACTCCCTGAACCAGGCCGGACTCACGACCACCATCTGGCAGCGGCTCGGGCTGTAG
- a CDS encoding adenosylhomocysteinase, whose amino-acid sequence MSAVLKSAVTEDFKVADLSLAEWGRKEIAIAETEMPGLMAIREEFKSQQPLRGARITGSLHMTIQTAVLIQTLEALGAKIRWASCNIYSTQDHAAAAIAAAGTPVFAVKGESLAEYWDYTHRIFEWADGGYTNMILDDGGDATLLLHLGTTAETDPSVLVNPTSEEETCLFASIKATLAKDPKWYSTRLKHVKGVTEETTTGVHRLYQMHKEGRLAFPGINVNDSVTKSKFDNLYGCRESLVDGIKRATDVMIAGKVAVVAGYGDVGKGSAQALRALSAQVWVTEVDPICALQAAMEGYRVVTMDYAADKADIFVTATGNFHVITHDHMKQMKDQAIVCNIGHFDNEIDVASVEQYKWEEIKPQVDHVIFPDGKRIIMLAKGRLVNLGCGTGHPSYVMSSSFANQTIAQIELFTQTDKYPVGVYVLPKHLDEKVARLQLKKLNAQLTELTDTQARYIGVQKEGPYKQEQYRY is encoded by the coding sequence ATGAGCGCCGTACTGAAATCCGCCGTAACCGAAGACTTCAAGGTAGCAGACCTCAGCCTGGCCGAATGGGGCCGCAAGGAAATCGCGATCGCCGAGACCGAGATGCCCGGCCTGATGGCGATCCGTGAAGAGTTCAAGAGCCAGCAGCCGCTGCGCGGTGCACGCATCACCGGCTCGCTGCACATGACGATCCAGACCGCCGTGCTGATCCAGACCCTGGAAGCCCTCGGCGCGAAGATTCGCTGGGCGTCGTGCAACATCTATTCGACGCAGGACCATGCTGCCGCGGCGATTGCCGCCGCGGGTACGCCAGTGTTCGCCGTCAAGGGTGAGTCGCTGGCCGAGTACTGGGACTACACGCACCGGATCTTCGAGTGGGCCGATGGTGGCTACACGAACATGATCCTCGACGACGGCGGCGATGCCACGCTGCTGCTGCACCTGGGCACGACCGCCGAGACCGATCCGTCGGTGCTGGTGAACCCGACCAGCGAGGAAGAGACCTGCCTGTTCGCCTCGATCAAGGCGACGCTGGCGAAAGACCCCAAGTGGTATTCGACCCGCCTCAAGCACGTCAAGGGCGTGACCGAAGAGACCACCACCGGCGTGCACCGGCTGTACCAGATGCACAAGGAAGGCCGGCTGGCGTTCCCCGGCATCAACGTCAACGACTCGGTCACCAAGTCGAAGTTCGACAACCTGTACGGCTGCCGCGAGTCGCTGGTCGACGGCATCAAGCGCGCCACCGACGTGATGATCGCCGGCAAGGTTGCCGTGGTCGCGGGTTACGGCGACGTGGGCAAGGGCTCGGCCCAGGCCCTGCGCGCGCTGTCGGCCCAGGTGTGGGTCACCGAAGTCGACCCGATCTGCGCGCTGCAGGCGGCGATGGAAGGCTACCGCGTCGTGACCATGGACTACGCTGCCGACAAGGCCGACATCTTCGTCACCGCCACCGGCAACTTCCATGTGATCACCCATGACCACATGAAGCAGATGAAGGACCAGGCCATCGTCTGCAACATCGGCCACTTCGACAACGAGATCGACGTCGCGTCCGTCGAGCAGTACAAGTGGGAAGAGATCAAGCCGCAGGTCGACCACGTGATCTTCCCGGATGGAAAGCGGATCATCATGCTGGCCAAGGGCCGGCTGGTGAACCTCGGCTGCGGCACGGGCCACCCGTCGTACGTGATGAGTTCGTCGTTCGCCAACCAGACGATCGCCCAGATCGAGCTGTTCACACAGACCGACAAGTACCCGGTCGGCGTCTACGTGCTGCCCAAGCACCTCGACGAGAAGGTCGCGCGCCTGCAGCTGAAGAAGCTGAACGCGCAGTTGACGGAACTGACCGACACGCAGGCTCGCTACATCGGCGTGCAGAAGGAAGGCCCGTACAAGCAGGAGCAGTACCGCTACTGA
- a CDS encoding alanine--glyoxylate aminotransferase family protein, whose amino-acid sequence MSLQYAPSKRITSFHPPQRTLMGPGPTEIHPRVLTTMSQPAIGYLDPVFIEMMEELKSLLRYVYQTKNALTFPASGPGSVGMEYCFVNMVAPGDKVVVCRNGVFGGRMVENVERCGGIPVVVDDAWGEPVDPQKLEDALKANPDTKVVAFVHAETSTGARSDAKTLVEIAHKYGALTIVDAVTSLAGVPVLVDEWGIDAIYSGSQKCLSCTPGLSPVSFNERVVEHVKKRKDKIHSWFMDMNLLHSYWNGGGGGTSTAPVRTYHHTAPTNALFALHEALVLIREEGLENAWARATRHHMALKAGLESMGLKFLVKPEYQLPQMNAVLCPEGIDEAKVRRTLLNEYNLEIGAGLGPLAGKIWRIGLMGYSCRTENVMLCLSALDQAMSDQGSKIHVGEAQGAAHAAYATLHASIAQQKKDRAKVVRAA is encoded by the coding sequence ATGAGTCTCCAGTACGCGCCGTCCAAGCGCATTACCTCTTTCCACCCGCCGCAGCGCACGCTGATGGGACCGGGCCCGACCGAGATCCATCCGCGCGTGCTGACGACGATGAGCCAGCCGGCGATCGGCTACCTCGATCCGGTGTTCATCGAGATGATGGAAGAGCTGAAGTCGCTGCTGCGCTACGTCTACCAGACGAAGAACGCGCTGACCTTCCCCGCCTCCGGCCCGGGTTCGGTCGGGATGGAATACTGCTTCGTGAACATGGTCGCCCCGGGCGACAAGGTCGTCGTCTGCCGCAATGGCGTGTTCGGCGGCCGGATGGTCGAGAACGTCGAGCGCTGCGGCGGCATCCCGGTCGTCGTCGACGATGCCTGGGGCGAGCCGGTCGACCCGCAGAAACTCGAGGATGCGCTTAAGGCCAACCCCGACACGAAGGTCGTCGCTTTCGTGCATGCCGAGACTTCCACCGGCGCGCGCTCCGACGCGAAGACGCTGGTCGAGATCGCCCACAAGTACGGCGCGCTGACCATCGTCGATGCGGTGACGTCCCTGGCCGGCGTGCCGGTGCTGGTGGACGAGTGGGGCATCGACGCGATCTACTCGGGCAGCCAGAAGTGCCTGTCCTGCACCCCCGGCCTGTCGCCGGTTTCGTTCAACGAGCGTGTCGTCGAGCACGTCAAGAAGCGCAAGGACAAGATCCACAGCTGGTTCATGGACATGAACCTGCTGCACAGCTACTGGAACGGCGGTGGCGGCGGCACCAGCACGGCTCCGGTGCGTACCTACCACCACACCGCCCCGACCAACGCCCTGTTCGCGCTGCACGAGGCGCTGGTCCTCATCCGTGAAGAGGGCCTGGAGAACGCATGGGCGCGCGCGACGCGCCACCACATGGCGCTCAAGGCGGGGCTCGAGTCGATGGGCCTGAAGTTCCTCGTCAAGCCCGAGTACCAGTTGCCGCAGATGAACGCGGTGCTCTGCCCGGAAGGCATCGACGAGGCAAAGGTCCGCCGCACCCTGCTCAACGAGTACAACCTCGAGATCGGTGCCGGTCTCGGGCCGCTGGCCGGCAAGATCTGGCGCATCGGCCTGATGGGCTACTCCTGCCGCACCGAGAACGTGATGCTCTGCCTGTCCGCGCTTGACCAGGCCATGTCCGACCAGGGTTCGAAGATCCATGTCGGTGAAGCGCAGGGCGCAGCCCATGCGGCGTACGCCACGCTGCATGCCAGCATCGCCCAGCAGAAGAAGGACCGCGCTAAAGTCGTGCGCGCCGCCTGA
- a CDS encoding lysophospholipid acyltransferase family protein: protein MLLFLIRLLGHLPLRVLHWLGAALGWTAYACDRTYRERLRENLARSGLGDPPGTHRVLHGAIAEAGRAVAELPCLWLRPQSGVSRWVRVTVGQQHLDEAHARGRGVLFLSPHLGAFEILPQWYGLARPITVMYRRPKLGWLDPLVRAGRGRGQVELVSADLGGVRAMLRALRAGHAAGLLPDQAPGAGEGVWAEFFGRPAYTITLAARLARSTGATVLLAVARRLPHARGYELEFHLLPALPADPMQAARVINAAVEAVVARCPAQYLWSYNRYKRPAGAPPPPPDPAGAR from the coding sequence ATTTTGCTATTCCTGATCCGACTGCTCGGCCACCTGCCGCTGCGGGTGCTGCACTGGCTGGGCGCGGCGCTCGGCTGGACTGCTTACGCCTGCGACCGCACCTACCGGGAGCGCCTGCGCGAGAACCTTGCCCGGTCGGGGCTCGGCGACCCGCCAGGGACCCACCGCGTCCTGCACGGTGCGATTGCCGAGGCTGGGCGCGCCGTCGCCGAGTTGCCCTGCCTCTGGCTCCGGCCGCAGTCGGGTGTGTCCCGCTGGGTGCGCGTGACGGTGGGCCAGCAGCACCTCGATGAAGCGCATGCGCGGGGACGTGGAGTCCTTTTTCTGTCACCCCACCTCGGTGCGTTCGAGATCCTGCCGCAGTGGTACGGCCTCGCACGGCCGATCACGGTGATGTACCGTCGTCCGAAGCTCGGCTGGCTCGACCCGCTGGTCAGGGCCGGCCGGGGCCGCGGGCAGGTCGAACTGGTCAGTGCCGACCTTGGTGGCGTGCGCGCGATGCTGCGCGCCCTGCGTGCCGGGCATGCGGCTGGTCTGCTGCCAGACCAGGCGCCCGGGGCGGGTGAAGGGGTCTGGGCGGAGTTCTTTGGCCGGCCGGCCTACACGATCACCCTCGCGGCACGGCTGGCGCGATCGACCGGAGCGACCGTTCTGTTGGCCGTCGCCCGCCGCCTGCCGCACGCGCGCGGCTACGAACTCGAGTTCCATCTGCTGCCCGCGCTGCCGGCCGACCCGATGCAGGCGGCACGCGTGATCAATGCGGCGGTCGAGGCGGTCGTCGCACGCTGCCCGGCGCAGTACCTATGGAGCTACAACCGCTACAAGCGGCCGGCAGGCGCGCCACCGCCCCCTCCGGATCCGGCGGGCGCCCGCTGA
- a CDS encoding methionine adenosyltransferase, with translation MSEFLFTSESVSEGHPDKVADAISDAALDAILAQDKYGRVAAETLVHTGLVVMAGQVTTSAQVDYAQVARKVVQRIGYTDSDIGFDYKSCGVLVCYDQQSVDIAAGVDEGKGLDLDQGAGDQGLMYGFACDETPELMPMPIHYSHRLMERQAEMRRNGKLPWLRPDAKSQVTIKYVDGRPVGIDTVVISTQHTPDISHEPLTEAVIEEIVKPVIPAALLKGARYLINPTGRFVIGGPQGDTGLTGRKIIVDTYGGYSRHGGGAFSGKDPSKVDRSAAYAGRYVAKNIVAAGLASKCEVQVAYAIGVAKPVSVLVETFGTGKIADEKIAKLVEQHFDLRPKGIIHSLDLLRPIYEKTAAYGHFGRNEPEFTWEKTDKAAALKADAGI, from the coding sequence ATGAGCGAATTTCTGTTTACCTCTGAATCGGTATCGGAAGGCCATCCCGACAAGGTTGCCGACGCGATCTCCGATGCCGCCCTCGACGCCATCCTCGCCCAGGACAAGTACGGCCGGGTTGCCGCCGAGACGCTGGTGCACACCGGCCTGGTGGTGATGGCCGGCCAGGTGACTACCAGTGCCCAGGTCGACTACGCGCAGGTCGCGCGCAAGGTCGTGCAACGCATCGGCTATACCGATTCCGACATCGGCTTCGACTACAAGAGCTGCGGCGTGCTGGTCTGCTACGACCAGCAGTCGGTGGACATCGCCGCGGGCGTCGACGAAGGCAAGGGCCTCGACCTAGACCAGGGCGCGGGCGACCAGGGCCTGATGTACGGCTTCGCCTGCGACGAGACGCCGGAACTGATGCCGATGCCGATCCACTACTCGCACCGCCTGATGGAGCGCCAGGCCGAGATGCGCCGCAACGGCAAGCTGCCGTGGCTGCGCCCGGACGCGAAGTCGCAGGTCACGATCAAGTACGTCGACGGCCGCCCGGTCGGCATCGACACGGTCGTCATCTCGACCCAGCACACCCCCGACATCTCTCACGAACCGCTGACCGAGGCGGTGATCGAGGAAATCGTCAAGCCGGTGATCCCGGCGGCGCTGCTCAAGGGCGCGCGCTACCTGATCAACCCGACCGGCCGCTTCGTCATCGGCGGCCCGCAGGGCGACACCGGCCTTACCGGCCGCAAGATCATCGTCGACACCTACGGCGGCTACTCGCGCCACGGCGGCGGTGCGTTCTCGGGGAAGGATCCTTCCAAGGTCGACCGCTCGGCCGCTTACGCCGGCCGCTATGTCGCGAAGAACATCGTCGCGGCCGGTCTCGCCAGCAAGTGCGAGGTGCAGGTGGCCTACGCCATCGGCGTAGCCAAGCCGGTAAGCGTGCTGGTCGAGACCTTCGGCACCGGCAAGATCGCCGACGAGAAGATCGCCAAGCTGGTCGAGCAGCACTTCGACCTGCGCCCGAAGGGCATCATCCACAGCCTCGATCTGCTGCGTCCGATCTACGAGAAGACTGCGGCCTACGGCCACTTCGGACGAAACGAGCCCGAGTTCACATGGGAGAAGACCGACAAGGCCGCCGCACTGAAGGCCGACGCCGGGATCTGA